GACCAGGATCCCCGCGGAGCCGGTCCCGTCGGCGCCGGACACGCCGCCGTCGGTCGCGGAGGGCGGGTCGGTGACCGCCGCGGTCGCCTCGTCGGCCCCCCCCGCGAGGGCGAACGCCGCGCCGTCGACGCCCGCTGTCTCGGCGGTCGCGGCCCGAAGCGCGCCGACGGCCGGCTCCGTGAGGCCGGTGAGCTCGTAGGTGCGAACGGCCGCGCTCCCGGAGACGTCGCGGTCGGCGCCGAGCCGGTCGAGGTGACGTTCCGCCTCCCGCGCGGTCGTCACGTCGAGCTCCTCGACGGCGACGTCGCCCGCGTCGCGGCCCGATCGGACTCGGTCGCGGGCGAACTCGGCGCCGACGAGCGCAGCGTCGCGGGTCTCCGCGACGTCGTGGGTGCGGATCACGTGGGCACCGCGCTCGACCGCCATCGACGTGGCGGCCAGCGAGACGGGCAGCGCCTCCTCGGTGGTCCGCCCGGCGATCGTCTTGAGGAAGCTCTTGCGGTTGATCGAGACGAGCAGCGGCCGGCCGTACCCCCGGAACTCCCGGAGGCGGCGGAGCGTCTCCCGGTCGTCGGCGTGGGTCTTCGCCTCGGACCAGCCGCCGAAGGCGGGGTCGAGGATCGTCTTGTCGGTGAACCCGTTCATCGAGAGCGCCTCGTAGATGTCGTTTACGTCCTCGATGGCGCCCGGGCGCTCCAGATCGGGCGGCGAGGCCATCTTCGAGACGGCGGCGTCGTGTTCGCGGCAGACGCGGGGCATCTCGGGGTCCGCGAACCCGCAGATGTCGTTGACCATGTCGAAGCCGCGCGAGAGCGCCTCGTCGGCGACCTCATGGTAGCGGGTCTCGATCGACCAGACGGCGTCCCCCGAGGTCGACTCCAGCGCCTCGACCGCGGTGTCGAGGCGGTCCAGCTCCTGCTCGGCCGAGAGCACGTCGAGGTCCTTGTTGGCCGATTCGAGCCCGACGTCGACGACGTCGGCGCCCTCGCCGATCAGCTCCTCGTCGACGTACTCGGCGGCCTCGCCGGGGTCGTCGTACACGCTCGGGTCGTACGGCGACTCCGCGGAGACGTTGAGCACGCCCATGATCCGGGGCGGGTGGTCGTCGCCGATCCCGAGCCCCGCGGCGTCCACGTTTCGCATACGTTCGCCACGGGCGCGAGCGACATAAACGGGGCGAGTACCCGACGCCCTCGCCGGGGAACGGCCAGGATCGGGACGGGGGACCACCGCGGGCGAGTGCGATGAACCGCCGCGCCCCCGGTCGGACTCGGATGCGGGATTATACAACGCTGCACCGCGCAGGCAGAGACGTCGATGTTCGAGCTCACCGACGCGTTCGTCCGTCTCGCCGGGACCTCCCCCGTGATACAGGCGCTCGCGGGGGGCGTCGTCATCGCCCTGATGAACCTCTTCGGGGCGTCGCTCGTCCTCGTCTGGCGGAACCCCTCCGAGCGGGCGCTCAACGGAATGCTCGGCTTCGCCGCCGGCGTCATGCTCGCCGCGGCGTTCACCAGCCTCATCATCCCCGGTATCGAGGAATACTCCGGCGGCAACCCGGTCCCGACGCTCGTCGGAGTGGGCCTCGGCGCGCTGTTCTTGGACCGGGCGGACGCGTTGGTCCCGCACGCCCACTACCTCCTGACCGGGACGCGACGGACGGACGCGGCGAAACCGAACGAGACGCTCCCCGTCAGCGATGAGCGACTGGCCGGGGTGGTCCTGTTCGTCCTGGCCATCACGCTGCACAACATGCCCGAGGGGCTGGCCGTCGGCGTCGGGTTCGGCGCGGCCGCGGGCGATCCGGCGCGGTTGGGGAGCGCGCTGTCGCTGATGCTCGCGATCGGGCTTCAGAACGTCCCCGAGGGGCTGGCCGTCTCCGTGGCGGCGATAAACGCCGGGCTCGATCGGCGGCTCTACGCCGCGATCGCCGGGATCCGGGCCGGCGTCGTCGAGATCCCGCTGGCGGTGCTGGGCGCCGTCGCCGTGGGGACGGTCAGGCCGCTGCTGCCGTACACGATGGGGTTCGCCGCGGGCGCGATGCTGTTCGTGATCTCCGACGAGATCATCCCCGAGACGCACAGGAGCGGCTACGAGCGCGTGTCGACGCTCGGGCTCATGGCCGGCGTCGTCATCATGCTCTACCTGGACATCGCGTTGGCCGGGTAACTCGGCCGGTCGACCGACCCGCGAGGTCTCCCCCCGCGACCGGATCGAACCGCCCCCGTCCCGGCGTCGGTCCCCTACAGGTCGAACGCCAGTGAGTCGCCGACGGTGACCGCGTGCCGATCCGTCCACTCGTAGGGCACCTCAAGCACGTAGCGGCCGGACCCCGGGTACCGCTGCTCGCTCCCGTCCTCTCCGGGACCGGGCGCCGGCGCGTTGTGGATCTCGACGATCGTCCCCTCGGCGTCGGCGTAGACGATGTCGATCCCGAACGCCATCTCGCGCATGACGAACGTCAGGTCGTCGCGGGACGACGGGAAGACGAACAGCATCCCGGCGTCCTCGGGGAGCCGCTCGGCGTCGCTGAGCCCGAGGAATCGCTGGTCGCCGGTCTCCGCGATCGCGGCGGTCACCGTTCCGAGGCGGTCGCCGTCGGGAGTGCGGGCCTCGACGGCGGTCGCGTCGTAGTCGGCGTACGGACCCGACGGCCAGTCGTCCGCGGGGTCCGCGTCGCCGGCCCCGCCGCTATGGCTTCCGTCGTCACCGGTCCCGCCGCTATCGCTTCCTCCGTCGCCGTCGTCACCGGCCTCGTCGGTCGCGCTCGGTCCGACGCCCGCACAGCCGGCGAGGAGACCGATCGAGCCGACGCCGAACGCGGTCAACAGTTCCCGGCGTCGCATCGGCGGAGTTACGGGTCGCTCGCGTATATGCCCCCCGACCGGATCGCGGCGAGCCCTTCGAATCGAAACGCACTTTGAACCGGTGCGCGCCGTTCCGGTGTGAGCAACGTGGACGCGAGGAACGGGGCGAGCCGATCGCAGTTCTGGGCGCTCTACCTCACGCGGTTCGCCGAGGGGTTCGGGTTCATCACCCTGATCACGCTGCTCGGACCGTACATCAACGCGCTCGACCCGCAGGCGACGACGGTGCTGGGCGTCTCCATCTCCGCGGGGTTCGTCATCGGGATGTACACCACGGGGTTCACCCTCGCCCAGACCGTCGCCGTGGTCCCGCTGGCGTGGGCCGGCGACCGGTTCGACAAGCGGACCGTCCTGCTCGGCACCCTCGCGGTCGGAGCCGGCGTCTACGCGCTGTTCCCGCTGGTGGACTCCTCCGCCTCGTTCGTCGCCGTGCGGGCCCTGCAGGGGTTCGTCGTCACCGGCGCGGGGCTGATGACGCTGTCGCTGGTCGGCCAGATCGCCGACGTGGGAACGCGGGCCGACAGGATCGGGAAGGCGAACGCCGCCGCCTTCGCCGCCTCGATCGTCGGGTCGCTGTCGGCGGGCGCGATCTACGACGCGGTCGGATTCGGCCCGATCTTCGCGATCATCTCCGGGCTGATGGTCGCCGCCTGGGCCGTCACGTGGCTCGTCTTAGACGAGGATGACACCCGCGTCGAGGGGTTCCCCTTCTCCGATCTGGCCGTCAACCGGAAGATCCTCACGATCACGGGGTTCCGCGCCCAGTACGCCTTCGCCGTGACCATGGTCCGAACCTGGGTCCCGATCTACGCTGGCACGTCGATGGCCGGCGGCGGCCTCGGCGTCGCCGGCGTCGCCATCGCGGTGACGGTCACCGCCGAGAAGGCGACCAACATGGTCGGCCAGCTGTTCACCGGTCGGCTCTCGGACGGGTACGGCCGGTCGCTGTTCGTCTTCGCCGGCGGCGGCGCGTACGGACTGATCGCGATGGGGATCCCCTTCTCCGCGGCGATCGGGACCGCGTTGGGCGCCGGGGTGACGCTCCCGTTCCTCGGCGAGCTGCCGCCCGCGTACCTCCCCCTCGTCGCCTTCTCCGGGCTGCTCGGCGTCGCCGACTCCTTCCGTGAGCCGGCGAGCATGGCGCTGTTCGCGGACGAGGGGACCGACGACGGCGGCGTGGCCGCCAGCTTCGGGATCCGGGAACTGGTCTGGCGCCCCGGTTCGGTGGCCGGCCCGCTGATCGCGGGGTGGCTGATGGTCGAGGTGAGCATGGCGTCCGTCTTCTACGTCGGCGGCGCGTTCGCGGTCACCGGCGTGCTCGCCTTCCTCGCCGTTCTCGTGCACGACCACGGGCGGGCAGCGCTGACGACGTGGTAGGGCGAGTCCCGCGACTGAAACCGGTGGACAGGAGGGGAGACGAGCGCTCTACTCGCCGCCGCGCTTCCGCAGCGCGGCGCGGTAGTGGTACTCGTTGCCCTCCTCGCCGCGGACCACCTCCGCGATCTCCCAGTCCGTTCCCACGGCGGCCTCCCGGAGCCTGGCCGGGCTGAACAGCCGAAGCTGGAGGATCGGGTTCGTCTCGCTCTCGTACTCGAAGAACATGACGCGGTGCGCGAGCCCCGGCGTCGGGTCGTCCCGGTAGCCGACGAGGTCGGCCGTCGCCGGATGGGTCGGGTCGTAGCAGTCGACGACCGCGGTCGCGTCCGGCGTCGTCACGTGTGCGAGGTCGCCGAGGAACTCGGTGAGCCCCCGCATCGACCCGGCGAGTCCGATCTGGGTCCCGTTCGCGAGCGCGGAGCCGAACCGGTCGCGGGGGAACGCCTCGCGCAGCGCGAACATGTCTCCCTCGCGGGCGTCGTCGACGCCGCGCTCGCGCATCGTCTCGACGAGCGCGGGGCTCGGCTCGACCGCGACCGTCTCGAACCGCTCCTGGAAGTACAGCGCGTGCCGCCCGGTCCCGGCGCCGAGGTCGACGAGCGGCCCCTGCAGCCGGGACGCCAGCCACTCGTGAGACGGGTCCTCGTCGGGGTCGAAGTCGGCGAAGTAGAACGCCTCGATCGGGTGTTCGACCGTCTCGCCGCCGTCTCGGTGCAGGAGGGGCTCGCCCCGCTCGCCGCGGAAGTGATCGCGGATCGCTCGGCCGAAGGCGTCGGACATACCGAAACCGCCGGCGTCGACGGTGAAAAAGTCGCGTGAGGGGCGGTACCGTGCTCCGAAGTCGGGGTATCGCCCGCCGTCGGTCGATCGAGGAGGCGACCGACGGCTCGGCCCCGGATCAGGCCTCGTACCCCTGCTCGGCGAGCGCGTCCTCCAGCGCGGCGAGCAGGTACTCGACGTTCTTCTTGCGGGCGGAGCGGCCCATGCAGCCGATCCGCCAGATGTCCCCCTCGAGGTCACCGAGGCCGGAGGCGATCTCGAGGTCGTACTCGTCGAGGAGGCGCTCGATGACGGCGCCGTCGTCGACCCCGTCGGGGACGCGCACGGCGTTCAGGCTCGGCAGCCAGTAGTCGTCGGCGGCGTTCATCTCGAGGCCGAGGTCCTGCAGCCCCGCCTTCAGCTCGCCGGCGACGGCGCGGTGGCGGGCCCACCGCTCCTCGATCCCCTCCTCGGCGATCAGCCGGAGCGCCTCGCGGAGCGCGTACACGTTCGTGATCGGCGCGGTGTGGTGGTACGCGCGGTCGTCGCCCCAGTACCCCTCCAAGAGGGAGAGGTCGAGGTACCACGACCGCGGTTCCTCCTCACGGTCGAGCACCTTGTCCATCGCGCGGTCGTTGAGCGTCAGGGGGCTCGCGCCGGGCGGACAGGAGAGGCACTTCTGCGGCCCGGAGTAGGCGACGTCGACGTCCCACTCGTCGACGCGCAGCTCAACGCCCCCGAGCGACGTGACGCAGTCGGCGATCACGTACGCGTCGTGGGCGTGTGCGATCTCGGTCAGCGCGGGCACGTCGGGCTGGCGGACGCCGGTGCTCGTCTCGGCGTGGACGAAGCCGAACACGTCCGGCTGGTGCTCGTCGAACGCGCGCTCGACGTCGACGGGGTCGAGGGGCTCGCCCCACGGCGCAGACACCTCGACGACCTCGCCGCCCGCGCGCTCGGCCATCGACCTCATCCGCCCGCCGAAGTAGCCGTTCGTCGGGACCAGCATCGTGTCGCCCGGTTCGACGAGGTTCCCGATCGCGGCCTCCATCGACGCGGAGCCGGTCCCGGACACCGGAATGGTCCACTGGTTGTCGGTCCTGAAGGTGTACCGGAGCAGCTCCTGGACCTCGTCCATGATCTCGACGAACGAGGGGTCGAGGTGGCCGACGAGCGGCGTGCTCATCGCCCTCAACACCCGCGGGTCGACGTCGCTCGGCCCGGGGCCCATCAGCGTGCGGTCGGGCGGCGTCAGCTCCCCCACGTCGGGGGCGTCGTCGACTGCGCTGCGTGCCAGCGGCGTGTCGCTCATACAAGAGTTCGCGGCGGTGAGCGTCAAAAACGCGGCGGAACGCGTCCGAGAGCTGAGGCGGCGACGGGGGGTCGCCTTCGCGTCGCTCTCGCCGCTTACGCGCCGCCTACGCCGCGTCGACGAAGTCCGGTTCCGTCCGCTTCTCGTCGCGCTCCTCGACGAGGTGGTCGACGAAGGCGTCGAGATCGACGTCGCCGCGCTGGTTCTCGAAGCGGTCGCGCACCGAGACGGTGCCGGCCTCCTGCTCGTCGTCGCCGACGATGACCATGTACGGGAGCCGGTCGTCGTGCCCGGCGCGGATCTTGCGGCCGACCGTCCAGTCGCGGTCCTCGACCTCGACGCGGAAGCCGGCGTCCTCGAGATCGTTTTTGACGCGGTGCGCGTAGCCGAGCGTCCCGTCGGAGACGGGGAGGATCCGGACCTGTTCGGGCGCGAGCCACAGCGGGAAGTCGCCGTCGAAGTGCTCGATGAGCACCATGAAGAAGCGCTCGTAGCTCCCGTACAGCGCTCGGTGGATCATCACCGGCTGGTGGTCCTCGTTGTCCTCGCCGGTGTACGTCAGGTCGAACCGGTCGGGCATGTTGAAGTCGAGCTGGACGGTGGGGCCGTCCCAGACGCGGCCGAGCGCGTCCTCGAAGCCGAAGTCGATCTTCGGGCCGTAGAAGGCGCCGTCGCCGGGCTCGACGTCGTAGTCGTAGCCGCCGGACTCCAGCACGTCGCGGAGCTGCTCCTCGGCGGACTCCCAGATCTCGTCGCCGCCGACCGACTTCTCCGGGCGGGTCGCCAGCGCGACCTCGACGTCCAGGTCGAGCGTCTCGACGACCTCGAAGATCATCTCGATGACGGACTCGATCTCCTGACGGATCTGGTCGGGGCGGACGAACAGGTGGCCGTCGTCGATGGTGAACGACCAGACGCGCGAGAGCCCGGAGAGCTCACCGCGCTGCTCCTTCCGGTACACCTTCCCGTTCTCGAAGTAGCGCTGCGGGAGGTCCCGGTACGACCACGACTGCTGGTCGAAGATGGTCGCGTGGCCCGGGCAGTTCATCGGCTTGAGCCCGTACTCCTCGTCGTTGACGTCGAGGAGGAACATGTCGTCCTTGTAGTTCTCGTAGTGGCCGGACTTCTTCCACAGCTCCGTGCGGAACACGTGAGGAGTCTCGACCTCCTCGTAGCCGTTCTCGCGGTTGAGCTCGTTCGCGAAATTCGAGAGCTCGCGGAGCACGGTCTTGCCCGGCGGGTGGTACAGCGGGAGCCCCGGCCCGGACACCGTCGGGATCGAGAAGAGGTTCATCTCCTGGCCGATCTTCCGGTGATCGCGCTCTAACGCCTCCTCGCGCAGTTCGAGGTGCTCCTCGAGGTCGGACTCGGAGGCGAAGGCGGTGCCGTAGACGCGCGTGAGCGTGTCGTTCTCCTCGTCGCCGCGCCAGTAGGCGGCGGAGACCTCCAATAGGGCCGCCGCGCCGATCTCGCCCGTCGACTCGACGTGCGGACCCTGACAGAGGTCCCGCCAGTCGTCTTGCGCGTAGAAGGTAACCTCCTCGTCGTCGGCCTCCTCGTCGAGGATCTGGAGCTTGTACTCGTTGTCGGCGTAGATCTCTTTCGCCTCCTCGCGGGACCGGACCTCGCGCTCGATGTCGTAGTCGGCCTCGATGATCGCCTCCATCTCCTCCTCGATGGCGGCGAGGTCGTCCTCGTCGAGGTCGACGTCGGTCACGTCGTAGTAGAACCCGTCGTCGGTCGGGGGGCCGATAGTCAGGGTCGCCTCGGGGTGGAGCCGCTGGAGGGCCTGCGCGAAGACGTGGGCGGCCGAGTGGCGCAGCACCGTGAGGTACTCGTCGGACTGGTCGGTGACGATCTCGATCCGCGCGCCGTCGTGGACCGTCGCGTGCTTCTCGACGAGCTCGCCGTCGATCTTCCCCGCGACGGTGTCGCGACCGAGCCCGGGGCCGATCTCGAAGGCGACGTCCTCGACTGTCGCCCCCGCCGGAACGTCCAGCTCTGATCCGTCCGGAAGGACGACCGTCACGTCGGCCTGCGCATCGGTCTCGCTCATATCTCTTCGGAACCGGACGAGGGGCATAAGTTTGTTCGATCCCCGGCACGGGCTCGCGCGCTTCGAGGCGGCGGTCGTTCGCTCCGAGCCCCCGGCAACGCCCGCCGTCGACGCGGTGGGCACCGCGGTCGTCGGCAACGCCCGCCGCCGACGACGACAGAGGGCGGCCCGAGCGGCCATGGAAACACGCAAAAGGGGCGGCACCGACTGCGGAGACATGACGACCCATCGGGAGCCCCTGTCGTCGGTGCTGGAGACGATCGGGGAGACGCCGCTCGTCCGGGTGCACGACTCGCCGGACGCGGTGCCGGTGTACGCGAAGCTGGAGTCGTTCAACCCCGGCGCGAGCGTCAAAGACCGGATCGGGAAGTACATGCTCGAACGCATGCGCGAGCGCGGCGACGTCGGCGAGGGCGGCACCGTCGTCGAGCCGACCGCCGGCAACACCGGGATCGGGTTGGCGGTCGCGGCGAGACAGCTCGGGCTGAACGCCGTGTTCGTCGTCCCCGAGCGGTTCTCGGTGGAGAAACAGCAGCTCATGCGCGCGCTCGGCGCGGAGGTGGTCAACACCC
Above is a window of Halorubrum depositum DNA encoding:
- a CDS encoding methyltransferase domain-containing protein encodes the protein MSDAFGRAIRDHFRGERGEPLLHRDGGETVEHPIEAFYFADFDPDEDPSHEWLASRLQGPLVDLGAGTGRHALYFQERFETVAVEPSPALVETMRERGVDDAREGDMFALREAFPRDRFGSALANGTQIGLAGSMRGLTEFLGDLAHVTTPDATAVVDCYDPTHPATADLVGYRDDPTPGLAHRVMFFEYESETNPILQLRLFSPARLREAAVGTDWEIAEVVRGEEGNEYHYRAALRKRGGE
- the thrS gene encoding threonine--tRNA ligase yields the protein MPLVRFRRDMSETDAQADVTVVLPDGSELDVPAGATVEDVAFEIGPGLGRDTVAGKIDGELVEKHATVHDGARIEIVTDQSDEYLTVLRHSAAHVFAQALQRLHPEATLTIGPPTDDGFYYDVTDVDLDEDDLAAIEEEMEAIIEADYDIEREVRSREEAKEIYADNEYKLQILDEEADDEEVTFYAQDDWRDLCQGPHVESTGEIGAAALLEVSAAYWRGDEENDTLTRVYGTAFASESDLEEHLELREEALERDHRKIGQEMNLFSIPTVSGPGLPLYHPPGKTVLRELSNFANELNRENGYEEVETPHVFRTELWKKSGHYENYKDDMFLLDVNDEEYGLKPMNCPGHATIFDQQSWSYRDLPQRYFENGKVYRKEQRGELSGLSRVWSFTIDDGHLFVRPDQIRQEIESVIEMIFEVVETLDLDVEVALATRPEKSVGGDEIWESAEEQLRDVLESGGYDYDVEPGDGAFYGPKIDFGFEDALGRVWDGPTVQLDFNMPDRFDLTYTGEDNEDHQPVMIHRALYGSYERFFMVLIEHFDGDFPLWLAPEQVRILPVSDGTLGYAHRVKNDLEDAGFRVEVEDRDWTVGRKIRAGHDDRLPYMVIVGDDEQEAGTVSVRDRFENQRGDVDLDAFVDHLVEERDEKRTEPDFVDAA
- a CDS encoding pyridoxal-phosphate-dependent aminotransferase family protein, producing the protein MSDTPLARSAVDDAPDVGELTPPDRTLMGPGPSDVDPRVLRAMSTPLVGHLDPSFVEIMDEVQELLRYTFRTDNQWTIPVSGTGSASMEAAIGNLVEPGDTMLVPTNGYFGGRMRSMAERAGGEVVEVSAPWGEPLDPVDVERAFDEHQPDVFGFVHAETSTGVRQPDVPALTEIAHAHDAYVIADCVTSLGGVELRVDEWDVDVAYSGPQKCLSCPPGASPLTLNDRAMDKVLDREEEPRSWYLDLSLLEGYWGDDRAYHHTAPITNVYALREALRLIAEEGIEERWARHRAVAGELKAGLQDLGLEMNAADDYWLPSLNAVRVPDGVDDGAVIERLLDEYDLEIASGLGDLEGDIWRIGCMGRSARKKNVEYLLAALEDALAEQGYEA
- a CDS encoding ZIP family metal transporter; the encoded protein is MFELTDAFVRLAGTSPVIQALAGGVVIALMNLFGASLVLVWRNPSERALNGMLGFAAGVMLAAAFTSLIIPGIEEYSGGNPVPTLVGVGLGALFLDRADALVPHAHYLLTGTRRTDAAKPNETLPVSDERLAGVVLFVLAITLHNMPEGLAVGVGFGAAAGDPARLGSALSLMLAIGLQNVPEGLAVSVAAINAGLDRRLYAAIAGIRAGVVEIPLAVLGAVAVGTVRPLLPYTMGFAAGAMLFVISDEIIPETHRSGYERVSTLGLMAGVVIMLYLDIALAG
- the folP gene encoding dihydropteroate synthase, which gives rise to MRNVDAAGLGIGDDHPPRIMGVLNVSAESPYDPSVYDDPGEAAEYVDEELIGEGADVVDVGLESANKDLDVLSAEQELDRLDTAVEALESTSGDAVWSIETRYHEVADEALSRGFDMVNDICGFADPEMPRVCREHDAAVSKMASPPDLERPGAIEDVNDIYEALSMNGFTDKTILDPAFGGWSEAKTHADDRETLRRLREFRGYGRPLLVSINRKSFLKTIAGRTTEEALPVSLAATSMAVERGAHVIRTHDVAETRDAALVGAEFARDRVRSGRDAGDVAVEELDVTTAREAERHLDRLGADRDVSGSAAVRTYELTGLTEPAVGALRAATAETAGVDGAAFALAGGADEATAAVTDPPSATDGGVSGADGTGSAGILVCTPSGLSALTAAVSGASAALDAALETTDAGRK
- a CDS encoding MFS transporter, yielding MSNVDARNGASRSQFWALYLTRFAEGFGFITLITLLGPYINALDPQATTVLGVSISAGFVIGMYTTGFTLAQTVAVVPLAWAGDRFDKRTVLLGTLAVGAGVYALFPLVDSSASFVAVRALQGFVVTGAGLMTLSLVGQIADVGTRADRIGKANAAAFAASIVGSLSAGAIYDAVGFGPIFAIISGLMVAAWAVTWLVLDEDDTRVEGFPFSDLAVNRKILTITGFRAQYAFAVTMVRTWVPIYAGTSMAGGGLGVAGVAIAVTVTAEKATNMVGQLFTGRLSDGYGRSLFVFAGGGAYGLIAMGIPFSAAIGTALGAGVTLPFLGELPPAYLPLVAFSGLLGVADSFREPASMALFADEGTDDGGVAASFGIRELVWRPGSVAGPLIAGWLMVEVSMASVFYVGGAFAVTGVLAFLAVLVHDHGRAALTTW
- a CDS encoding DUF192 domain-containing protein — translated: MRRRELLTAFGVGSIGLLAGCAGVGPSATDEAGDDGDGGSDSGGTGDDGSHSGGAGDADPADDWPSGPYADYDATAVEARTPDGDRLGTVTAAIAETGDQRFLGLSDAERLPEDAGMLFVFPSSRDDLTFVMREMAFGIDIVYADAEGTIVEIHNAPAPGPGEDGSEQRYPGSGRYVLEVPYEWTDRHAVTVGDSLAFDL